The proteins below come from a single Pedobacter sp. MC2016-14 genomic window:
- a CDS encoding glycoside hydrolase family 3 protein, whose amino-acid sequence MNHLYKHVIFSLLLVVFLTVKTESIAQQLPKYLNTKLATELRVTDLVSRLSTAQKIKLLRYTSTEIDSNGLKIPAYNWWNECLHGVARAGKATVFPQTIGMAASWDTSLINQISSAISDEARAKYEQFSRNGKRGIYQGLNFWTPNINIFRDPRWGRGMETYGEDPCLTGTLSASFIKGIQGNNPNYFKAIATVKHFVVHSGPEATRHSINAEVSDRDLFETYTPAFKQCVQDAKVYSVMCAYNRFRGQPCCGNSFLLSDLLRHQWGFKGFIVTDCWAMADFYTKGSHEVSASPEEASAMAIKSGVDLECGDSFAALDVALAKKLITEAELDVALKRLFTARFKLGFFDKDGAAPYTSIPYSVVESKAHQSLALKAAQKSIVLLKNQNNLLPLLRNIKTLAVVGPNADDGDILLANYHGYPSQVVTPLEGLKNRLPSTKILYAKGSRHAAEVPNLEVIPADFLYTNAAATKHGMTAEYFKSIDFTGRAAISRNDKNINFYWINSLPDNTFDRENFSVKWNGYLKAPVSGKYSLGLYGYNDCKLYVNDSLIATVNSPHEPYQDYKNLDFKAGQTYKIRIDYISTKAAPLIQLKWSRPDEELEAPALAICKEADAVVMVMGLSPRLEGEEMSLEVDGFYKGDRTKLKLPDVQSQLIKKVRALGKPVILVLVNGSALAINWEKENIPAIVEAWYGGQEAGNAIADVLVGNYNPSGRLPVTFYTSEEQLPPFENYDMRGRTYRYLQTKPLYEFGYGLSYTNFTYSQLKANTKQPIGQKMAVSIQVKNSGKRDGEEVVQLYVNNPDPLKHQERYALKAFRRIFLKSQESAVVTFELKPEDFSVITKEGKRTVKPGSFTIYAGGKQPELDAKDTGNVLRTTITLQGTAKDLKL is encoded by the coding sequence ATGAACCATCTGTATAAACATGTTATTTTCAGTTTGCTGTTAGTGGTCTTTTTAACAGTAAAAACCGAGTCAATCGCGCAACAACTACCAAAATATTTAAATACAAAATTGGCTACAGAATTGCGGGTAACTGATCTGGTCTCCAGATTAAGTACCGCTCAAAAAATTAAGTTGTTGCGGTATACTTCGACGGAAATTGATAGTAACGGTTTAAAAATCCCCGCATACAACTGGTGGAACGAATGTCTTCATGGTGTTGCAAGGGCTGGAAAGGCAACCGTATTTCCGCAAACTATTGGGATGGCTGCCTCCTGGGACACAAGCCTGATCAACCAAATTTCCTCTGCAATATCTGATGAGGCACGTGCCAAATATGAACAGTTTTCAAGAAATGGAAAAAGGGGAATTTACCAGGGTTTAAACTTTTGGACTCCCAACATCAATATATTCAGAGATCCCAGGTGGGGCAGGGGAATGGAAACCTATGGAGAAGATCCTTGTTTGACCGGCACCCTGTCGGCTTCATTTATCAAAGGGATTCAGGGAAATAACCCCAATTATTTTAAAGCCATTGCCACGGTAAAGCATTTTGTGGTACACAGCGGACCCGAGGCTACACGACATAGTATTAACGCGGAAGTGAGCGACAGGGATCTTTTTGAAACCTATACGCCTGCTTTTAAACAATGTGTGCAGGATGCAAAGGTTTATTCAGTGATGTGTGCGTATAATCGTTTTAGAGGCCAGCCCTGCTGCGGTAACAGCTTTTTGCTAAGTGATCTTTTACGGCACCAATGGGGCTTTAAAGGTTTTATTGTAACCGATTGCTGGGCTATGGCGGATTTTTATACTAAAGGTTCACATGAAGTCTCTGCAAGCCCTGAAGAAGCTTCGGCTATGGCCATAAAAAGCGGAGTTGACCTTGAATGTGGTGATTCTTTTGCGGCTTTGGATGTGGCACTTGCTAAAAAGCTGATTACCGAGGCCGAACTGGATGTGGCATTGAAACGTCTATTTACTGCCAGGTTTAAACTCGGTTTTTTTGATAAGGATGGTGCAGCACCTTATACCAGCATCCCTTACAGCGTGGTAGAATCGAAAGCGCATCAATCACTCGCTTTAAAAGCTGCGCAGAAATCTATTGTATTGCTAAAAAATCAAAACAATCTGCTTCCGCTGTTAAGAAATATAAAAACACTTGCTGTGGTAGGGCCAAATGCAGATGATGGCGATATCTTGCTTGCAAATTACCATGGCTATCCCTCTCAGGTGGTTACACCACTTGAAGGCTTGAAAAACAGGTTACCAAGTACAAAGATCTTATATGCCAAAGGAAGTCGCCATGCGGCAGAAGTGCCGAACCTGGAAGTTATTCCGGCAGATTTTCTATATACAAACGCTGCGGCTACCAAACACGGAATGACAGCGGAATATTTTAAAAGTATAGATTTTACTGGTCGTGCTGCAATTAGCAGAAATGACAAAAACATAAATTTTTATTGGATCAATTCTTTACCCGACAACACTTTTGACAGAGAAAATTTTAGCGTGAAATGGAATGGCTACCTGAAAGCCCCGGTAAGCGGAAAATACAGTTTGGGTTTGTATGGGTACAATGACTGTAAGTTATATGTAAACGACAGTCTGATTGCTACCGTGAATAGTCCGCATGAACCTTACCAGGATTATAAAAACCTGGATTTTAAAGCGGGACAAACCTATAAAATCAGAATTGATTACATTAGCACTAAAGCAGCACCGCTGATCCAGTTAAAATGGTCAAGACCAGACGAGGAACTGGAAGCGCCGGCTCTTGCTATTTGTAAAGAAGCAGATGCCGTGGTGATGGTTATGGGACTTTCTCCAAGATTAGAAGGCGAGGAAATGAGCCTTGAAGTGGATGGGTTTTATAAAGGAGACCGTACTAAGTTGAAACTTCCTGATGTGCAAAGTCAGCTGATCAAAAAAGTACGGGCACTTGGAAAACCAGTTATTTTAGTGCTGGTCAATGGTAGTGCGTTGGCCATAAACTGGGAGAAAGAAAACATTCCTGCCATTGTGGAAGCCTGGTATGGCGGCCAGGAAGCGGGGAATGCAATTGCGGACGTGTTGGTTGGTAACTATAATCCATCTGGCAGGCTCCCTGTTACTTTTTATACTTCTGAAGAGCAGCTTCCACCATTTGAAAACTACGATATGCGAGGCAGAACTTACCGTTACCTGCAAACTAAACCACTATATGAGTTTGGTTACGGTTTAAGTTATACCAATTTTACCTACAGTCAGCTAAAGGCAAATACAAAACAGCCTATTGGTCAAAAAATGGCGGTTAGCATTCAAGTAAAAAATTCAGGAAAACGCGATGGTGAAGAAGTTGTACAGCTATATGTAAACAATCCAGATCCCTTAAAACATCAGGAACGTTATGCTTTAAAAGCTTTTAGAAGGATTTTTTTAAAAAGCCAGGAAAGCGCAGTAGTTACATTTGAGCTAAAACCTGAAGACTTTTCTGTCATCACCAAGGAAGGGAAAAGGACGGTTAAGCCCGGATCATTTAC
- a CDS encoding DUF4861 family protein, with translation MKASKVLRAIAVVYCAVLLLQQACSPERMDRLTLSNTSMLSRVDEPIVISRQQLADLFGEIPFGKVPELTDSTGTAIASQTDDLNKDGIWDELVLVYSFKPKAAARINCRYVSPADLPVYTQRTNVRFAKQDGKGGYQEIKEETMPKDHTVERTLQRYQLEGPGWENDKIGFRNYFDSRNAMDIFGKKTPKMILDKTDLDEKIAEYMTMQPWGMDILKVAGSLGAGGLAIYEADSLYRVTGAKNTTYKLVSRGPVRSVFRLSYLSVPVGQYTYDVKQEITIWAGMSGYQSKVWLSGFTGQKILVSGIAEIKPSTRFRVDSPVFTAIGTHGLQAESGDALDMALIVEKSHFLGDSGAALSGSGVTQTYYAKILAKNNQPVTFYFIAGWAGQNPEYRHSPYFLHEIKQLQIRLAAPIKIFKHSTKI, from the coding sequence ATGAAAGCAAGTAAAGTTCTCCGGGCTATAGCCGTAGTGTATTGTGCAGTATTGTTGCTGCAACAAGCCTGTTCTCCGGAGCGAATGGATCGCTTGACTTTAAGCAATACCTCAATGCTGAGCAGGGTAGATGAACCTATAGTGATCAGCAGGCAACAACTGGCAGATCTGTTTGGTGAGATTCCTTTTGGAAAAGTACCGGAATTGACAGATAGCACAGGTACGGCAATAGCCTCACAAACAGATGATTTGAATAAAGATGGCATTTGGGATGAACTGGTACTGGTCTATTCTTTTAAACCTAAAGCAGCTGCGAGGATCAATTGCCGTTACGTGAGTCCAGCCGATTTACCTGTTTACACCCAGCGAACCAATGTTCGTTTTGCGAAACAGGATGGAAAAGGTGGTTATCAGGAAATTAAAGAGGAAACTATGCCCAAAGATCATACTGTGGAACGTACTTTGCAACGTTACCAATTGGAAGGACCAGGTTGGGAAAATGATAAAATCGGCTTTAGGAACTATTTTGATTCCAGAAATGCCATGGATATTTTTGGCAAGAAGACACCCAAAATGATATTAGATAAAACCGACCTGGATGAAAAAATTGCAGAATACATGACCATGCAGCCTTGGGGAATGGATATTTTGAAGGTAGCCGGTTCTTTAGGAGCCGGGGGGCTAGCGATATATGAGGCTGATTCACTATATCGGGTAACCGGGGCAAAAAATACCACTTATAAATTGGTTTCCAGGGGGCCGGTTAGATCTGTCTTTAGGTTAAGCTACCTAAGTGTTCCTGTTGGCCAGTATACCTATGATGTAAAGCAGGAGATCACCATTTGGGCGGGCATGTCAGGCTACCAAAGTAAAGTGTGGCTGTCTGGTTTTACAGGGCAAAAGATTCTGGTGAGTGGAATAGCTGAAATAAAGCCAAGCACACGTTTTCGCGTTGATAGCCCCGTCTTTACCGCAATTGGTACTCATGGTCTGCAGGCTGAAAGTGGAGATGCATTGGATATGGCCTTAATTGTGGAGAAGTCGCATTTTTTGGGCGACAGCGGTGCAGCCCTCTCTGGTTCGGGAGTTACACAAACTTATTACGCAAAAATACTTGCTAAAAACAATCAGCCTGTTACCTTTTATTTTATCGCAGGATGGGCGGGACAAAATCCTGAATACCGCCATTCTCCTTACTTTTTACATGAAATTAAGCAACTACAAATCAGGCTGGCTGCTCCAATTAAAATATTCAAACATTCAACCAAAATATGA
- a CDS encoding glycoside hydrolase family 105 protein, translated as MTNFFKVALSVGLLAMPFHSLHAQQASAKTNLRPIEVIENVADKIIRETPFKFQLSLRPNTSQFDFIQHVDLGRTFGLGKPAVAYAMSQLISKTDTAFTIQVSHNDDLTLWINNVVAYKKEGPGKVNIEPRERDIKLESEFPVRLKKGVNNILVKSETQGNEWIFYIQPKGALIEDRMAWAPELTIAGLPGISADVAKLTNWLVMGPFAGGSAKKPAAYSIENGFETGKLYTDGTKSTSWTIPKIEIFADVIDPKPYWGTYYNWNYHTGGVAWAMANLSEATGTQKYDDYAKRWTDFMLEKKPFIGYQVNTLNGFQSTHHQLFNTPLLDFTAAPSLPFIHRLVTHKDFSNRKEYVDFVKTMKDYVIKRQIRLPEGNFTRETPEKYTTWADDMYMGIPFIIQAALETSDPKEKAALLDDAAKQVLAFNKQVFDSSVNLYQHAQYSPRKAKLPYWSRANGWGIWATTEVLLRLPENHPLRKQILQVYTKHVDALVKLQNTASGAWHNVLDRPDSYQELSGTAIITLGIARGINNGWLKKAAYLPYAKKGWAYINSCVETDGTVHNICVGTMSSEKVEDYMNRPKIDDDSHGIIGLIFAGIEMEKLVNNESK; from the coding sequence ATGACAAACTTTTTTAAAGTTGCTTTGTCTGTAGGTTTGTTGGCTATGCCTTTTCATTCCCTGCATGCACAGCAAGCCAGCGCTAAAACTAATTTGAGACCAATTGAAGTAATTGAAAACGTTGCCGATAAAATTATTCGCGAAACGCCTTTTAAATTTCAATTGTCATTGAGGCCCAATACAAGTCAGTTTGATTTTATACAGCATGTTGACCTGGGCAGGACATTTGGCCTGGGTAAACCCGCGGTTGCCTATGCAATGAGCCAGCTGATTAGTAAAACCGATACTGCTTTCACAATTCAGGTGAGTCACAATGACGACTTAACCTTATGGATTAACAATGTAGTGGCCTATAAAAAAGAAGGACCTGGGAAAGTAAATATAGAACCGCGTGAACGTGACATTAAACTGGAAAGCGAATTCCCTGTACGGCTTAAAAAGGGTGTAAACAATATTCTTGTTAAATCAGAAACTCAGGGAAACGAATGGATCTTCTACATTCAGCCTAAAGGCGCGCTTATTGAAGACCGAATGGCCTGGGCACCAGAACTGACCATAGCCGGCCTTCCTGGCATTAGTGCAGATGTAGCGAAATTGACCAACTGGTTGGTGATGGGACCTTTTGCGGGCGGTTCGGCAAAAAAGCCAGCGGCTTACAGCATAGAAAATGGTTTTGAAACTGGTAAACTTTATACAGATGGAACAAAAAGCACCTCATGGACGATTCCTAAAATTGAAATTTTTGCCGATGTAATTGATCCTAAACCTTACTGGGGAACCTATTACAACTGGAATTACCATACAGGTGGCGTTGCCTGGGCAATGGCCAATTTATCTGAAGCAACGGGCACTCAAAAATATGATGATTATGCGAAACGTTGGACGGATTTTATGCTGGAAAAAAAGCCCTTCATAGGTTACCAGGTCAACACATTGAATGGTTTTCAGTCTACACACCATCAGCTTTTTAATACACCATTACTTGACTTTACAGCGGCCCCTTCGTTACCATTTATTCACAGACTGGTTACACACAAAGATTTCAGCAACCGTAAGGAATATGTAGATTTTGTAAAAACCATGAAAGATTATGTAATTAAGAGACAAATCAGGCTTCCTGAGGGTAATTTTACAAGGGAGACACCGGAGAAATATACCACCTGGGCAGATGATATGTATATGGGCATCCCGTTCATTATTCAGGCGGCACTTGAAACCAGTGACCCGAAAGAAAAAGCAGCTTTGTTAGATGATGCTGCTAAACAGGTGCTGGCATTTAATAAACAGGTTTTTGATTCCTCTGTGAACCTTTATCAGCATGCACAATATTCGCCACGTAAGGCAAAACTCCCATATTGGTCACGTGCCAATGGTTGGGGCATATGGGCTACTACCGAAGTTTTACTGAGGCTTCCGGAGAACCATCCTTTGCGTAAACAAATTTTGCAGGTTTATACAAAGCATGTAGATGCACTGGTTAAATTGCAGAATACAGCATCAGGAGCATGGCACAATGTGTTGGACCGCCCGGATTCTTATCAGGAACTTTCTGGTACAGCCATTATTACTTTGGGCATTGCCCGAGGCATTAATAATGGCTGGCTAAAAAAGGCTGCCTACCTGCCATACGCCAAAAAAGGATGGGCATATATCAATTCTTGCGTAGAAACAGATGGAACGGTACACAACATTTGCGTGGGTACTATGAGCAGCGAAAAGGTAGAAGATTATATGAACCGGCCAAAAATTGATGACGATTCTCATGGAATCATCGGATTGATTTTTGCAGGTATAGAAATGGAAAAATTAGTCAATAATGAAAGCAAGTAA
- a CDS encoding fibronectin type III domain-containing protein has product MYLKIRSVFFLFIYAVLFSNIAGAQVVFEPIHATPLKWKAEGISILLKDDLNHAAFSWPLSVLQYRIDFTAASVKQNELNLTEGLTGKEVAFQLSSPVLKNGILQEATLSFMSDLPSGTNKLFRLVKTKGKKGKDMVADVAAVAVAKTTDAYLISNGKIKIEVPLQGAKIAAPVKRYGNAGKWLGHGVLPASLTLGKMTVTELSAGPVEVAYLVKYEFGNNKTYQVKISLAAGMDFAELEEEMLGFDINEGKVWNLIWDNISLDHRYASTRSNKINTKLKDTYDNFSWEPMEGLPVAADASKHPDLSYDQQNGKDGKLPFRISPYDNWMSWWRLPTAAFWSEKEHRTIGLFIKDMEKWDDGLYAIWGSKQNLNICFHWNNNILDYTFPLVNGTRSTAIAAYNHQKDVDVVNKNLNSLLYIDDLRRWYGWMPLNKVKNWVLNYDLPETGYPKYFKPENGETLTLPKLDNQLFNALKSIGTGSERVEGPNPVGSRIYYDAIIPAFDLNAAKMSSEQYRKLRAWQLFVGYLYMDETLMPMRKLLSGHPNFLGDIKGVVGLMAFLFPNHPEAAKMADHFEKVVNLNFNYHTRPDVPLWDAKGGRWTENLATYTWAALKPVLRTSYLLNHNYDGKNRYLQPGVSQYGNWLVNAATSPIASQKNRRLYPPQGAHSHAYGDGPPNALRLLGQELSYYNPILAENLLWFTSAEDSPFESNKEKDKAWTALLHGEWEKNKGTNPHLKSAKYTGYGNILRSAFGTKDEMYVNLQQIDEGPNYRWGRAAMGGNGVIYYYAQGKRYSHNGSEDVGDGPFGDVERISNFGVKKAGGYRALGPYRSVGRNDLTEPLYDFGFAQFASVKAEAAIAADYRSRSVLQSGSDYIAVYDDVASNDTEGRFSWFVGAEDDFPSIHQVLPGAIGRDADIKPSKSNYHKDPAVMPTKGRYYDGKGSFLTIVTHKPEIKVNKADFGCTVEKGDGSLDLVFRSAGTTTYQKDGLGFTGSSGIIQKDSKGNYSAALFAGSKIEVPGLKIEISGGNKAGLSLQQNAAGFKGQIQVEQAVQLVLTAVTSPSTFYLDGVAVPNMPTDNTVRINVLPGKHTWQWSSNGVIPGSSTITSTLVKNKGVLVSWAAVPGALTYNLQLSEDGGTNWATVKENITKTEESLSSLTNGTKIHLRVIANAKGGNGDPSDEYPVYVTDQAAHAPEGLLVDLTGVQNRITWGTVLGAGKYTLYRRIKSLKTKTSFTKIYEGPLTAFADQKPAANTIYEYAVTAINGNGASKFSNIIDTDPLRFNNWTPKPREGFRRDTEDHENGFMEFNPFIEDKKPVIAYPVIK; this is encoded by the coding sequence ATGTATTTAAAGATCAGATCGGTATTTTTTCTTTTTATCTATGCTGTCTTGTTTAGTAATATAGCAGGAGCGCAGGTAGTGTTTGAACCTATCCATGCGACACCACTGAAATGGAAAGCAGAGGGAATTTCTATCTTGTTAAAGGATGACCTGAACCATGCTGCATTTTCATGGCCGTTAAGTGTACTACAGTATAGAATAGATTTTACGGCGGCAAGTGTAAAGCAAAATGAATTGAACCTGACAGAGGGGCTTACTGGTAAAGAAGTTGCTTTTCAACTTAGTAGTCCAGTATTAAAAAATGGCATTTTGCAAGAAGCAACGCTCAGCTTTATGTCAGACCTTCCCTCCGGCACTAATAAACTATTTCGCTTGGTTAAAACTAAAGGTAAAAAAGGGAAGGACATGGTCGCTGATGTGGCTGCAGTAGCAGTAGCGAAAACTACCGACGCTTACCTGATTAGCAATGGAAAAATAAAGATAGAAGTTCCATTACAGGGTGCTAAAATTGCGGCACCTGTTAAACGTTATGGAAATGCCGGCAAATGGCTGGGGCATGGGGTACTTCCTGCAAGCCTCACGTTAGGAAAAATGACAGTAACTGAGTTGAGCGCAGGCCCAGTTGAAGTAGCTTACCTTGTTAAATACGAGTTTGGAAATAACAAAACATATCAGGTGAAAATTAGCCTGGCTGCGGGTATGGACTTTGCCGAATTGGAAGAAGAAATGTTAGGTTTTGACATTAATGAGGGTAAAGTATGGAACCTGATCTGGGACAACATTTCTTTAGATCACCGGTATGCCTCTACACGTTCTAATAAAATTAATACCAAACTTAAAGACACTTACGATAATTTTAGCTGGGAACCGATGGAAGGTTTGCCTGTAGCCGCAGATGCAAGTAAGCACCCAGACTTAAGTTACGATCAGCAAAATGGTAAAGATGGTAAACTTCCTTTTCGGATATCGCCCTATGACAATTGGATGAGCTGGTGGCGATTGCCTACGGCAGCATTCTGGAGTGAAAAAGAACATCGCACCATAGGGTTGTTTATCAAAGATATGGAGAAATGGGATGATGGATTATATGCGATATGGGGCTCGAAACAAAATCTTAACATCTGCTTTCATTGGAACAACAATATTCTTGACTATACTTTTCCACTGGTAAATGGTACCCGTTCTACTGCAATTGCTGCATACAATCATCAGAAAGACGTTGATGTGGTGAATAAAAATTTAAACTCTTTATTATACATCGATGATTTAAGGCGTTGGTATGGTTGGATGCCATTGAATAAAGTTAAAAACTGGGTCTTAAACTATGACTTGCCTGAAACAGGCTATCCGAAGTATTTTAAACCGGAAAACGGGGAGACTTTAACCCTCCCAAAGCTGGACAACCAATTGTTTAATGCACTCAAAAGCATTGGCACCGGAAGTGAGCGTGTTGAAGGGCCAAATCCAGTGGGTTCAAGGATTTATTACGATGCCATCATCCCTGCTTTTGATCTTAATGCCGCTAAAATGTCCAGCGAGCAGTATCGTAAATTGCGTGCCTGGCAGTTGTTTGTAGGCTATTTATATATGGATGAAACGCTTATGCCCATGCGTAAACTCTTAAGCGGCCACCCTAATTTTTTGGGTGACATTAAGGGAGTTGTGGGACTAATGGCATTTCTGTTTCCTAACCATCCGGAAGCGGCTAAAATGGCAGACCACTTTGAGAAAGTCGTAAACCTTAATTTTAATTACCATACCCGTCCGGACGTGCCTTTATGGGATGCCAAAGGTGGCAGGTGGACAGAAAACCTGGCTACTTATACCTGGGCGGCATTAAAACCAGTTTTGCGGACTAGTTATTTATTAAATCATAATTATGATGGAAAGAACAGGTATTTACAGCCAGGTGTTTCACAGTATGGAAACTGGTTGGTAAATGCTGCCACGTCACCAATAGCCAGTCAAAAAAACCGACGTTTGTATCCGCCTCAAGGTGCACATTCGCATGCATACGGAGATGGACCGCCAAATGCATTGCGATTACTTGGTCAGGAGCTTAGCTATTATAACCCCATACTTGCTGAAAACCTGCTGTGGTTTACTTCGGCGGAAGACAGTCCTTTTGAAAGTAATAAGGAGAAAGATAAAGCCTGGACAGCGCTGCTGCATGGCGAATGGGAAAAAAATAAAGGGACCAATCCACATTTAAAATCTGCCAAATATACCGGTTATGGAAATATCCTGAGAAGTGCTTTTGGTACTAAAGATGAAATGTATGTAAACCTTCAGCAAATTGATGAAGGGCCGAATTACCGATGGGGACGCGCAGCTATGGGTGGAAACGGGGTGATTTATTATTATGCCCAGGGAAAACGCTATAGCCATAACGGATCAGAGGATGTTGGCGATGGCCCTTTTGGAGATGTAGAACGCATTAGCAATTTTGGTGTTAAAAAAGCAGGGGGCTATCGTGCTCTGGGACCTTACCGCAGTGTGGGCAGGAACGATCTTACTGAACCTTTATATGACTTTGGATTTGCACAATTTGCCAGTGTGAAAGCTGAGGCTGCTATAGCTGCCGACTATCGGTCGCGCAGTGTGCTGCAATCGGGATCGGATTATATTGCAGTATATGACGACGTAGCGAGCAATGATACAGAAGGCCGTTTTTCATGGTTTGTGGGTGCGGAAGATGATTTTCCGTCTATTCATCAGGTATTACCGGGAGCTATTGGTCGTGATGCTGATATCAAACCTTCAAAAAGTAATTATCATAAAGACCCGGCTGTAATGCCTACCAAGGGACGTTACTATGATGGTAAAGGGAGTTTTTTAACTATAGTAACCCACAAACCGGAAATTAAAGTGAACAAAGCTGATTTTGGCTGCACCGTAGAAAAAGGCGATGGCAGTTTGGACCTTGTATTCAGGTCTGCCGGAACCACTACATATCAAAAGGATGGATTAGGCTTTACAGGCAGCTCGGGAATTATTCAAAAAGACAGCAAAGGAAATTATAGTGCGGCATTATTTGCAGGATCTAAAATTGAGGTTCCGGGTCTTAAAATAGAAATTAGCGGAGGCAATAAAGCTGGGCTAAGCCTTCAGCAAAATGCTGCTGGTTTTAAAGGTCAAATTCAGGTTGAGCAAGCAGTGCAACTTGTTCTTACTGCGGTTACATCCCCTTCAACATTTTATTTGGATGGTGTTGCTGTACCCAATATGCCAACTGACAATACAGTACGGATTAATGTTCTGCCAGGTAAACATACCTGGCAATGGAGCAGTAATGGCGTAATACCAGGAAGCAGTACCATAACATCAACCCTGGTTAAAAATAAAGGTGTGCTGGTAAGCTGGGCAGCTGTGCCCGGTGCGCTGACTTATAACTTGCAATTGAGTGAAGATGGCGGAACGAACTGGGCCACGGTGAAAGAGAACATTACTAAAACTGAGGAATCACTTTCTTCTTTAACCAATGGGACTAAAATTCACCTTCGGGTAATTGCAAATGCAAAAGGCGGAAACGGAGATCCCTCAGATGAATATCCTGTATATGTAACCGATCAGGCAGCACATGCACCGGAAGGACTTTTGGTAGACCTTACTGGTGTGCAAAATAGGATAACCTGGGGCACTGTGTTAGGGGCCGGGAAGTATACACTTTACCGCCGGATTAAAAGTCTGAAAACAAAAACCTCATTTACTAAAATATATGAAGGGCCTCTAACTGCCTTTGCGGACCAGAAGCCTGCAGCAAATACCATTTACGAATATGCAGTAACTGCCATTAACGGTAATGGAGCGAGTAAGTTTAGCAACATCATCGATACGGATCCATTGCGATTCAATAACTGGACGCCTAAACCCAGGGAAGGTTTTAGAAGGGATACAGAGGATCATGAAAACGGATTCATGGAGTTTAATCCTTTTATAGAAGATAAAAAACCTGTAATCGCCTATCCGGTAATTAAATAG